A window of Zonotrichia leucophrys gambelii isolate GWCS_2022_RI chromosome 11, RI_Zleu_2.0, whole genome shotgun sequence contains these coding sequences:
- the CTRL gene encoding chymotrypsin-like protease CTRL-1, with amino-acid sequence MAFLWVVACLALASTVSGCGVPAISPSVAYSERIVNGQNAVPGSWPWQVSLQTTTGSHFCGGSLINQYWVVTAAHCNFNPRSHVVVLGEYSLTSNSEPVQVKTVSRAITNPGWNPNTMNNDITLLRLSTPAQLGARVSTICLAPANLALPYNAWAVTTGWGRTNPNSQALAAVLQQVTVPLISQSQCMQYWGNQITSSMICAGGAGATSCQGDSGGPLVYQTGNGWTLIGIVSWGSSNCNINTPAMYTRVSQFRNWIDAVVAQG; translated from the exons ATGGCATTCCTGTGGGTAGTTGCCTGCCTGGCCCTTGCCAGCACAGTCTCAG GCTGCGGGGTGCCCGCCATCAGTCCCTCGGTGGCCTACAGCGAGAGGATTGTCAATGGGCAGAACGCCGTGCCCGGCTCATGGCCctggcaggtgtccctgcag ACCACCACAGGATCCCACTTCTGCGGCGGCTCCTTGATCAACCAGTACTGGGTCGTCACAGCTGCCCACTGCAACTTCAA CCCACGTTCCCACGTTGTTGTCCTGGGGGAATACAGCCTTACTTCCAACAGCGAGCCCGTCCAAGTGAAAACCGTGTCCAGG gCCATCACCAACCCTGGCTGGAACCCCAACACCATGAACAATGACATCACCCTGCTGAGGCTGTCCACGCCTGCCCAGCTGGGGGCCCGTGTGTCCACCATCTGCCTGGCCCCTGCCAACCTGGCTCTGCCCTATAACGCCTGGGCTGTCACCACCGGCTGGGGACGCACCAACCCCAACT CCCAAGCCTTGGCAGCAGTCCTGCAGCAGGTGACCGTGCCCCTGATCTCCCAGAGCCAGTGCATGCAGTACTGGGGCAATCAGATCACCAGCTCCATGATCTGTGCCGGTGGGGctggtgccacctcctgccAG GGTGACTCTGGTGGACCTCTGGTGTACCAGACTGGGAATGGCTGGACCTTGATTGGCATTGTCTCCTGGGGATCCTCCAACTGCAACATCAACACGCCGGCCATGTACACTCGTGTCAGCCAGTTCCGTAACTGGATCGATGCTGTTGTTGCTCAGGGGtaa
- the EXOC3L1 gene encoding exocyst complex component 3-like protein isoform X2 — MGMSAGDERAASPRDEEWPEAEKAEKLARGAALKWASGVFYRPEKLEGLGHYRRRETQRNNSIQSRLKSTVQSYLEGGLQQMRKLMEEHVQLASVVQVLPQIFSVHEVFSHILQLLHGQQLLEAHVELMMVEQLRDDILSQLHLRGLSGAQATVLSYFSGLQDLNESLAKQLWDIVGSSLRLVREDPVLFVTAVRIIEREEKIDDTLLLEATFLPPGRPKGWRQKFYQVLQDTITGGRFRAPRLDAEGPGLAKHLAALQKDIVCELCVVKDLMVQCVPAHYNILSVCTATYHQALSSHLQEILREDLDKQGLFLLLEWALRVYHSPEMMGHPDLLPEVDVSALDPLMSSELVDQTERRYVMKVKASVFEWMQRTLDVEFKEWFREEEPETDHEGFFQSALPAIVMQMLNENIQVASLITDSLQQKIYNMALEELEAFLGRLREALVQCGKEHQQDRAVPKYYISHLLAVLNNNLALSNAVSSLHPDTASREVPGSLQAALDRMQKKATQLLLEELLLDLQPLCLQLPSRKWLSGSQLVGSMCEVIDKYAKDFSRVRKPVFTLLLAESELLVANQYLRALLQRKMVCKSREERGQLCHRLLQDATQLRELFCGLGLDRGQQSLEAVFALRELICLKDPALLSLEVLGFVTKYPDVSDEHISTLLDIRGDVSKEVRHVVLEMMAQHPQALPEGYRPIFSTILVPVPELPFCLRKGKCA; from the exons ATGGGCATGTCTGCGGGGGACGAGCGCGCCGCCAGCCCCAGAG ATGAGGAGTGGCCGGAAGCAGAGAAGGCTGAGAAGCTGGcgagaggagctgctctgaaatgggCCTCGGGGGTGTTTTACCGCCCCGAGAAACTGGAGGGGCTCGGGCACTACCGGAGACGGGAGACACAGAGGAACAACTCCATCCAGTCCCGTTTGAAG TCAACTGTCCAGTCCTACCTGGAGGGG GGCCTCCAGCAGATGAGGAAGCTGATGGAGGAGCACGTGCAGCTGGCCTCAGTGGTCCAGGTGCTGCCCCAGATCTTCTCGG TCCACGAGGTTTTTTCCCAtatcctgcagctgctccatgggCAGCAACTCTTGGAAGCCCACGTGGAGCTCATGATGGTGGAGCAACTCCGGGATGAcatcctctcccagctgcaccTCCGCGGGCTCTCCGGTGCCCAGGCAACTGTGCTGTCCTACTTCAGTGGCCTGCAGGACCTCAACGAGAGCCTGGCCAAGCAGTTGTGGGACATTGTGGGCAGCAGCCTGCGGCTGGTGCGTGAGGACCCCGTTCTCTTTGTCACTGCTGTGAGGATCATcgagagggaggagaaaataGATGACACTCTGCTCTTGGAGGCCACCTTCCTGCCCCCTGGCCGCCCAAAGGGCTGGAGGCAGAAGTTCTACCAGGTCCTCCAGGACACCATCACAGGAGGCCGCTTCCGTGCTCCCCGCTTGGATGctgaggggccagggctggccaagCACCTGGCAGCGCTGCAGAAAGACATCgtgtgtgagctgtgtgtggTCAAGGACCTGATGGTCCAGTGTGTCCCAGCTCACTACAACATCCTCAGCGTCTGCACTGCCACCTACCACCAGGCCCTCAGCAGCCACCTGCAGGAGATCCTGCGGGAGGACCTGGACAAACAGGgactcttccttctccttgaGTGGGCGCTCCGTGTGTACCACAG CCCAGAGATGATGGGTCACCCTGACCTCCTCCCAGAAGTGGATGTTTCTGCTCTGGATCCCTTGATGTCCTCTGAGCTTGTGGATCAGACAGAGAGGAGATATGTGATGAAAGTCAAG GCTAGCGTGTTCGAGTGGATGCAGAGGACCCTGGATGTGGAGTTCAAGGAATGGTTCAGGGAAGAGGAACCTGAGACAGACCATGAGGGCTTCTTCCAGTCAGCCTTGCCTGCCATTGTCATGCAG ATGCTGAATGAGAACATCCAGGTGGCTTCCTTGATCACTGACTCTCTGCAGCAGAAGATCTACAACATGGCCTTGGAGGAGCTTGAGGCATTCCTGGGCCG CCTGCGGGAAGCGCTGGTGCAGTGCGGGAAGGAGCACCAGCAGGACCGGGCCGTTCCCAAGTACTACATCTCCCACCTGCTGGCCGTGCTCAACAACAACCTGGCTCTCAG CAATGCTGTCTCCTCCCTGCACCCTGACACTGCCAGCAGAGAAGTCCCTGgttccctgcaggctgctctaGACAGGATGCAGAAGAAAgccacccagctgctgctggaggaactGCTCCTGGACCTGCAG cccctctgcctgcagctgccttcCCGCAAGTGGCTCTCCGGGTCCCAGCTGGTCGGCAGCATGTGTGAAGTGATTGACAAGTATGCAAAGGACTTCTCCCGCGTCAGGAAACCCGTGTTCACG ctcctgctggccgAGAGCGAGCTCCTGGTGGCCAACCAGTACCTGCGGGCgctgctgcagaggaagatGGTGTGCAAGAGCCGGGAGGAGCGGGGCCAGCTGTGCCACCGCCTGCTGCAGGACGCCACGCAGCTCCGCGAGCTCTTCTGTGGCCTG GGCCTGGACCggggccagcagagcctggaggcCGTTTTTGCCCTGCGGGAGCTGATCTGCCTCAAAGACCCAGCACTACTCAgcctggaggtgctgggctTCGTCACCAAGTACCCCGATGTCAG TGACGAGCACATCTCCACCCTGCTGGACATCCGCGGGGACGTCTCCAAGGAGGTGCGGCACGTGGTGCTGGAGATGAtggctcagcacccccaggctctgcccgAGGGCTACCGGCCCATCTTCAGCACCATCCTGGTCCCTGTGCCCGAGCTGCCCTTCTGCCTTCGCAAGGGCAAGTGTGCCTga
- the EXOC3L1 gene encoding exocyst complex component 3-like protein isoform X1 has product MGMSAGDERAASPRDEEWPEAEKAEKLARGAALKWASGVFYRPEKLEGLGHYRRRETQRNNSIQSRLKSTVQSYLEGVSAGLEQLRSAAQEVQGVCQDLGAARWALLDSADHFQGLQQMRKLMEEHVQLASVVQVLPQIFSVHEVFSHILQLLHGQQLLEAHVELMMVEQLRDDILSQLHLRGLSGAQATVLSYFSGLQDLNESLAKQLWDIVGSSLRLVREDPVLFVTAVRIIEREEKIDDTLLLEATFLPPGRPKGWRQKFYQVLQDTITGGRFRAPRLDAEGPGLAKHLAALQKDIVCELCVVKDLMVQCVPAHYNILSVCTATYHQALSSHLQEILREDLDKQGLFLLLEWALRVYHSPEMMGHPDLLPEVDVSALDPLMSSELVDQTERRYVMKVKASVFEWMQRTLDVEFKEWFREEEPETDHEGFFQSALPAIVMQMLNENIQVASLITDSLQQKIYNMALEELEAFLGRLREALVQCGKEHQQDRAVPKYYISHLLAVLNNNLALSNAVSSLHPDTASREVPGSLQAALDRMQKKATQLLLEELLLDLQPLCLQLPSRKWLSGSQLVGSMCEVIDKYAKDFSRVRKPVFTLLLAESELLVANQYLRALLQRKMVCKSREERGQLCHRLLQDATQLRELFCGLGLDRGQQSLEAVFALRELICLKDPALLSLEVLGFVTKYPDVSDEHISTLLDIRGDVSKEVRHVVLEMMAQHPQALPEGYRPIFSTILVPVPELPFCLRKGKCA; this is encoded by the exons ATGGGCATGTCTGCGGGGGACGAGCGCGCCGCCAGCCCCAGAG ATGAGGAGTGGCCGGAAGCAGAGAAGGCTGAGAAGCTGGcgagaggagctgctctgaaatgggCCTCGGGGGTGTTTTACCGCCCCGAGAAACTGGAGGGGCTCGGGCACTACCGGAGACGGGAGACACAGAGGAACAACTCCATCCAGTCCCGTTTGAAG TCAACTGTCCAGTCCTACCTGGAGGGGGTaagtgcagggctggagcagctgcgcTCGGCAGCCCAGGAGGTGCAGGGCGTGTGCCAGGACCTGGGCGCTGCACGGTGGGCCCTGCTCGACAGCGCAGACCACTTCCAGGGCCTCCAGCAGATGAGGAAGCTGATGGAGGAGCACGTGCAGCTGGCCTCAGTGGTCCAGGTGCTGCCCCAGATCTTCTCGG TCCACGAGGTTTTTTCCCAtatcctgcagctgctccatgggCAGCAACTCTTGGAAGCCCACGTGGAGCTCATGATGGTGGAGCAACTCCGGGATGAcatcctctcccagctgcaccTCCGCGGGCTCTCCGGTGCCCAGGCAACTGTGCTGTCCTACTTCAGTGGCCTGCAGGACCTCAACGAGAGCCTGGCCAAGCAGTTGTGGGACATTGTGGGCAGCAGCCTGCGGCTGGTGCGTGAGGACCCCGTTCTCTTTGTCACTGCTGTGAGGATCATcgagagggaggagaaaataGATGACACTCTGCTCTTGGAGGCCACCTTCCTGCCCCCTGGCCGCCCAAAGGGCTGGAGGCAGAAGTTCTACCAGGTCCTCCAGGACACCATCACAGGAGGCCGCTTCCGTGCTCCCCGCTTGGATGctgaggggccagggctggccaagCACCTGGCAGCGCTGCAGAAAGACATCgtgtgtgagctgtgtgtggTCAAGGACCTGATGGTCCAGTGTGTCCCAGCTCACTACAACATCCTCAGCGTCTGCACTGCCACCTACCACCAGGCCCTCAGCAGCCACCTGCAGGAGATCCTGCGGGAGGACCTGGACAAACAGGgactcttccttctccttgaGTGGGCGCTCCGTGTGTACCACAG CCCAGAGATGATGGGTCACCCTGACCTCCTCCCAGAAGTGGATGTTTCTGCTCTGGATCCCTTGATGTCCTCTGAGCTTGTGGATCAGACAGAGAGGAGATATGTGATGAAAGTCAAG GCTAGCGTGTTCGAGTGGATGCAGAGGACCCTGGATGTGGAGTTCAAGGAATGGTTCAGGGAAGAGGAACCTGAGACAGACCATGAGGGCTTCTTCCAGTCAGCCTTGCCTGCCATTGTCATGCAG ATGCTGAATGAGAACATCCAGGTGGCTTCCTTGATCACTGACTCTCTGCAGCAGAAGATCTACAACATGGCCTTGGAGGAGCTTGAGGCATTCCTGGGCCG CCTGCGGGAAGCGCTGGTGCAGTGCGGGAAGGAGCACCAGCAGGACCGGGCCGTTCCCAAGTACTACATCTCCCACCTGCTGGCCGTGCTCAACAACAACCTGGCTCTCAG CAATGCTGTCTCCTCCCTGCACCCTGACACTGCCAGCAGAGAAGTCCCTGgttccctgcaggctgctctaGACAGGATGCAGAAGAAAgccacccagctgctgctggaggaactGCTCCTGGACCTGCAG cccctctgcctgcagctgccttcCCGCAAGTGGCTCTCCGGGTCCCAGCTGGTCGGCAGCATGTGTGAAGTGATTGACAAGTATGCAAAGGACTTCTCCCGCGTCAGGAAACCCGTGTTCACG ctcctgctggccgAGAGCGAGCTCCTGGTGGCCAACCAGTACCTGCGGGCgctgctgcagaggaagatGGTGTGCAAGAGCCGGGAGGAGCGGGGCCAGCTGTGCCACCGCCTGCTGCAGGACGCCACGCAGCTCCGCGAGCTCTTCTGTGGCCTG GGCCTGGACCggggccagcagagcctggaggcCGTTTTTGCCCTGCGGGAGCTGATCTGCCTCAAAGACCCAGCACTACTCAgcctggaggtgctgggctTCGTCACCAAGTACCCCGATGTCAG TGACGAGCACATCTCCACCCTGCTGGACATCCGCGGGGACGTCTCCAAGGAGGTGCGGCACGTGGTGCTGGAGATGAtggctcagcacccccaggctctgcccgAGGGCTACCGGCCCATCTTCAGCACCATCCTGGTCCCTGTGCCCGAGCTGCCCTTCTGCCTTCGCAAGGGCAAGTGTGCCTga
- the EXOC3L1 gene encoding exocyst complex component 3-like protein isoform X3 produces MGLGGVLPPRETGGARALPETGDTEEQLHPVPFEVHEVFSHILQLLHGQQLLEAHVELMMVEQLRDDILSQLHLRGLSGAQATVLSYFSGLQDLNESLAKQLWDIVGSSLRLVREDPVLFVTAVRIIEREEKIDDTLLLEATFLPPGRPKGWRQKFYQVLQDTITGGRFRAPRLDAEGPGLAKHLAALQKDIVCELCVVKDLMVQCVPAHYNILSVCTATYHQALSSHLQEILREDLDKQGLFLLLEWALRVYHSPEMMGHPDLLPEVDVSALDPLMSSELVDQTERRYVMKVKASVFEWMQRTLDVEFKEWFREEEPETDHEGFFQSALPAIVMQMLNENIQVASLITDSLQQKIYNMALEELEAFLGRLREALVQCGKEHQQDRAVPKYYISHLLAVLNNNLALSNAVSSLHPDTASREVPGSLQAALDRMQKKATQLLLEELLLDLQPLCLQLPSRKWLSGSQLVGSMCEVIDKYAKDFSRVRKPVFTLLLAESELLVANQYLRALLQRKMVCKSREERGQLCHRLLQDATQLRELFCGLGLDRGQQSLEAVFALRELICLKDPALLSLEVLGFVTKYPDVSDEHISTLLDIRGDVSKEVRHVVLEMMAQHPQALPEGYRPIFSTILVPVPELPFCLRKGKCA; encoded by the exons atgggCCTCGGGGGTGTTTTACCGCCCCGAGAAACTGGAGGGGCTCGGGCACTACCGGAGACGGGAGACACAGAGGAACAACTCCATCCAGTCCCGTTTGAAG TCCACGAGGTTTTTTCCCAtatcctgcagctgctccatgggCAGCAACTCTTGGAAGCCCACGTGGAGCTCATGATGGTGGAGCAACTCCGGGATGAcatcctctcccagctgcaccTCCGCGGGCTCTCCGGTGCCCAGGCAACTGTGCTGTCCTACTTCAGTGGCCTGCAGGACCTCAACGAGAGCCTGGCCAAGCAGTTGTGGGACATTGTGGGCAGCAGCCTGCGGCTGGTGCGTGAGGACCCCGTTCTCTTTGTCACTGCTGTGAGGATCATcgagagggaggagaaaataGATGACACTCTGCTCTTGGAGGCCACCTTCCTGCCCCCTGGCCGCCCAAAGGGCTGGAGGCAGAAGTTCTACCAGGTCCTCCAGGACACCATCACAGGAGGCCGCTTCCGTGCTCCCCGCTTGGATGctgaggggccagggctggccaagCACCTGGCAGCGCTGCAGAAAGACATCgtgtgtgagctgtgtgtggTCAAGGACCTGATGGTCCAGTGTGTCCCAGCTCACTACAACATCCTCAGCGTCTGCACTGCCACCTACCACCAGGCCCTCAGCAGCCACCTGCAGGAGATCCTGCGGGAGGACCTGGACAAACAGGgactcttccttctccttgaGTGGGCGCTCCGTGTGTACCACAG CCCAGAGATGATGGGTCACCCTGACCTCCTCCCAGAAGTGGATGTTTCTGCTCTGGATCCCTTGATGTCCTCTGAGCTTGTGGATCAGACAGAGAGGAGATATGTGATGAAAGTCAAG GCTAGCGTGTTCGAGTGGATGCAGAGGACCCTGGATGTGGAGTTCAAGGAATGGTTCAGGGAAGAGGAACCTGAGACAGACCATGAGGGCTTCTTCCAGTCAGCCTTGCCTGCCATTGTCATGCAG ATGCTGAATGAGAACATCCAGGTGGCTTCCTTGATCACTGACTCTCTGCAGCAGAAGATCTACAACATGGCCTTGGAGGAGCTTGAGGCATTCCTGGGCCG CCTGCGGGAAGCGCTGGTGCAGTGCGGGAAGGAGCACCAGCAGGACCGGGCCGTTCCCAAGTACTACATCTCCCACCTGCTGGCCGTGCTCAACAACAACCTGGCTCTCAG CAATGCTGTCTCCTCCCTGCACCCTGACACTGCCAGCAGAGAAGTCCCTGgttccctgcaggctgctctaGACAGGATGCAGAAGAAAgccacccagctgctgctggaggaactGCTCCTGGACCTGCAG cccctctgcctgcagctgccttcCCGCAAGTGGCTCTCCGGGTCCCAGCTGGTCGGCAGCATGTGTGAAGTGATTGACAAGTATGCAAAGGACTTCTCCCGCGTCAGGAAACCCGTGTTCACG ctcctgctggccgAGAGCGAGCTCCTGGTGGCCAACCAGTACCTGCGGGCgctgctgcagaggaagatGGTGTGCAAGAGCCGGGAGGAGCGGGGCCAGCTGTGCCACCGCCTGCTGCAGGACGCCACGCAGCTCCGCGAGCTCTTCTGTGGCCTG GGCCTGGACCggggccagcagagcctggaggcCGTTTTTGCCCTGCGGGAGCTGATCTGCCTCAAAGACCCAGCACTACTCAgcctggaggtgctgggctTCGTCACCAAGTACCCCGATGTCAG TGACGAGCACATCTCCACCCTGCTGGACATCCGCGGGGACGTCTCCAAGGAGGTGCGGCACGTGGTGCTGGAGATGAtggctcagcacccccaggctctgcccgAGGGCTACCGGCCCATCTTCAGCACCATCCTGGTCCCTGTGCCCGAGCTGCCCTTCTGCCTTCGCAAGGGCAAGTGTGCCTga
- the E2F4 gene encoding transcription factor E2F4 isoform X1 — MRGPGAGGGQMAECGAQPPGGGSGAAGAPSRHEKSLGLLTTKFVSLLQEAKDGVLDLKLAADTLAVRQKRRIYDITNVLEGIGLIEKKSKNSIQWKGVGPGCNTREIAHKLIELKADIEDLEQREQELEQQKMWVQQSIKNVTEDMQNSRLAYVTHEDICKCFTGDTLLVIRAPSGTRLEVPVPEGLNGQKKYQIHLKSTSGPIDVLLVNKDTWSSPPVVLPVPPPEDLIQCQAAAPSKPQIPPLAHFQEASVPSSTQPSTPTPTSTQDHGPPTQKSAGTECDVPAAEAKGGGDLEGQPAALDTQLLQSSASLDSSSVLPSTSTSFEPIKPDPTGVLELPKELSEMFDPMRECVNSELLEELMSSEVFAPLLRLSPPPGDHDYIYNLDESEGVCDLFDVPVLNL, encoded by the exons ATGCGCGGCCCCGGAGCCGGCGGCGGGCAGATGGCGGAGTGCGGGGCGCAGCCCCCCGGGGGTGGCAGCGGGGCTGCGGGCGCGCCCAGCCGGCACGAgaagagcctggggctgctgacCACCAAGTTCGTGTCGCTGCTGCAGGAGGCCAAGGACGGCGTGCTCGACCTCAAGCTG GCTGCAGATACCTTGGCTGTGCGACAGAAGCGGCGGATCTACGATATCACAAATGTCCTGGAAGGCATCGGCTTGATCGAGAAGAAGTCCAAGAACAGTATCCAGTGGAA GGGGGTGGGTCCTGGCTGCAACACACGTGAAATAGCTCACAAACTGATCGAGCTGAAGGCAGACATTGAGGACTTGGAGCAGCGggaacaggagctggagcagcagaagatGTGGGTTCAGCAGAGCATCAAAAATGTTACAGAAGACATGCAGAACAGTCG ATTAGCCTATGTGACACATGAAGATATCTGCAAGTGCTTCACAG GAGACACCCTCCTTGTGATTCGAGCCCCATCAGGCACACGTTTGGAGGTTCCTGTCCCTGAG ggtCTAAATGGACAGAAGAAATACCAGATCCACCTGAAAAGCACAAGTGGTCCCATTGATGTTCTCCTAGTAAACAAAGATACTTGGAGCTCTCCTCCTGTCGtactccctgtccctccccctGAAGACCTCATTcagtgccaggcagctgcaCCCTCCAAACCACAAATCCCACCACTGGCCCACTTCCAGGAGGCCTCTgttcccagcagcacccagccctccACACCAACACCCACCAGCACTCAGGACCATGGGCCTCCCACACAGAAAAGTGCAGGCACAG AGTGCGATGTCCCGGCGGCAGAGGCCAAGGGCGGCGGTGACTTGGAGGGGCAGCCGGCGGCGCTGGACACGCAGCTGCTGCAGTCCTCAGCCTCGCtggacagcagctctgtcctgcccagcaCCTCTACCTCCTTTGAGCCCATCAAGCCCGACCCCACAGGAG TACTGGAACTTCCCAAAGAGCTGTCAGAGATGTTTGATCCAATGAGAG AATGTGTGAactctgagctgctggaagaGCTGATGTCATCTGAAG TGTTTGCTCCCTTGCTCCGCCTCTCCCCTCCACCTGGAGATCACGACTACATCTACAACCTGGATGAGAGTGAAGGTGTCTGTGACCTCTTTGATGTGCCTGTCCTCAACCTCTGA
- the E2F4 gene encoding transcription factor E2F4 isoform X2 has product MAECGAQPPGGGSGAAGAPSRHEKSLGLLTTKFVSLLQEAKDGVLDLKLAADTLAVRQKRRIYDITNVLEGIGLIEKKSKNSIQWKGVGPGCNTREIAHKLIELKADIEDLEQREQELEQQKMWVQQSIKNVTEDMQNSRLAYVTHEDICKCFTGDTLLVIRAPSGTRLEVPVPEGLNGQKKYQIHLKSTSGPIDVLLVNKDTWSSPPVVLPVPPPEDLIQCQAAAPSKPQIPPLAHFQEASVPSSTQPSTPTPTSTQDHGPPTQKSAGTECDVPAAEAKGGGDLEGQPAALDTQLLQSSASLDSSSVLPSTSTSFEPIKPDPTGECVNSELLEELMSSEVFAPLLRLSPPPGDHDYIYNLDESEGVCDLFDVPVLNL; this is encoded by the exons ATGGCGGAGTGCGGGGCGCAGCCCCCCGGGGGTGGCAGCGGGGCTGCGGGCGCGCCCAGCCGGCACGAgaagagcctggggctgctgacCACCAAGTTCGTGTCGCTGCTGCAGGAGGCCAAGGACGGCGTGCTCGACCTCAAGCTG GCTGCAGATACCTTGGCTGTGCGACAGAAGCGGCGGATCTACGATATCACAAATGTCCTGGAAGGCATCGGCTTGATCGAGAAGAAGTCCAAGAACAGTATCCAGTGGAA GGGGGTGGGTCCTGGCTGCAACACACGTGAAATAGCTCACAAACTGATCGAGCTGAAGGCAGACATTGAGGACTTGGAGCAGCGggaacaggagctggagcagcagaagatGTGGGTTCAGCAGAGCATCAAAAATGTTACAGAAGACATGCAGAACAGTCG ATTAGCCTATGTGACACATGAAGATATCTGCAAGTGCTTCACAG GAGACACCCTCCTTGTGATTCGAGCCCCATCAGGCACACGTTTGGAGGTTCCTGTCCCTGAG ggtCTAAATGGACAGAAGAAATACCAGATCCACCTGAAAAGCACAAGTGGTCCCATTGATGTTCTCCTAGTAAACAAAGATACTTGGAGCTCTCCTCCTGTCGtactccctgtccctccccctGAAGACCTCATTcagtgccaggcagctgcaCCCTCCAAACCACAAATCCCACCACTGGCCCACTTCCAGGAGGCCTCTgttcccagcagcacccagccctccACACCAACACCCACCAGCACTCAGGACCATGGGCCTCCCACACAGAAAAGTGCAGGCACAG AGTGCGATGTCCCGGCGGCAGAGGCCAAGGGCGGCGGTGACTTGGAGGGGCAGCCGGCGGCGCTGGACACGCAGCTGCTGCAGTCCTCAGCCTCGCtggacagcagctctgtcctgcccagcaCCTCTACCTCCTTTGAGCCCATCAAGCCCGACCCCACAGGAG AATGTGTGAactctgagctgctggaagaGCTGATGTCATCTGAAG TGTTTGCTCCCTTGCTCCGCCTCTCCCCTCCACCTGGAGATCACGACTACATCTACAACCTGGATGAGAGTGAAGGTGTCTGTGACCTCTTTGATGTGCCTGTCCTCAACCTCTGA